The following is a genomic window from Chloroflexota bacterium.
TATTCATCGGACAGCCTCGATCAAGCGCGGTCCGGCATGGCGCGCTTGACCGGCGCGTTGCGTGTGCAGGCCGGGGGCAGCGGCAGCACCGATGCCTTACTAAGCCAGGCAACGCAGCAGGCCGAGACCGGCTTCTTTGCCGCCATGGACGGCGATTTCAACTCCGCCGGCGCTCTGGGGCAACTCTACGAACTCGTGCGCGAGATCAACCGTTTGGGGGCTGAGGCGCGGCCGTCCACCCTGCAGGCCGCTCAGGAGACGCTGGTGAACCTGGCCGATATCTTGGGTATTGACTTGCAAGAGATGCTGGAGGCGGAAATGGCGACCGGTGACGGTGACGCCGCCGGATTCATTGACCTGCTTGTGGAGCTGCGTTCCGACCTGCGCCAGGAAAAGCAATTCGCGCTGGCGGACAAGGTGCGGGATGAGTTAGCAGCACTTGGCATCGCCCTGGAAGATACCCCCGCCGGTACGGTCTGGCGGCGGACGTCGTAGCCTGGACGACGTGCCCCGACTGCGTTCTCAGCAAATGTAGGCATCACTCTAGGAAGCCGTACGTCGTCTTGTCTTGAGCAGGGTCTGTTCGCTTGCGAAAGACCGGAGCGGGGGACAAGCCCCCGCGCTACATGGCCAGAGCGACCTCCGGTAGGTGCAGGTTTGCAACCTGCACGCGACGCATTGGTAGCTTTGGCCGACCGGTCGCAAACCAATTTGGTAACACACACGCTGACCCGGCGGGGAACAAGATCTTAAATTCTCTCAGATAGTGGTTAATTGGGCCAAAGCACAACACCGTTCGCGCTGAGCTTGTCGAAGCGCAAGTGGCGGCCTCTGGGCTCAGGGCCCAGATTCGTCACTCTCTTCCTCAAAGATGTGCTGGATACTCTCGCCAAAGTCTCGCGCTTCGTCGTCGTACGTTGCAAAGGGATTTGGCATTTCCAGCACCCGGCCATGGGCGGCGATGGCTTTCCAGTCCAGCACGTAGGGTATGACATCCCAACTATTGTTGGCGGCCACGTCCTCCCAGTCGTCCACGTAGTCATAGGCGAGAAAGAAATAGCGCCGATCCCACATGAGGTTCTCCAGATTTGACCTCAGGTCTTGCCACGGGATGGCCGTATCGGCCCCGGCGGCGGCCAGCGCGCGCAACGCCAGACTCCGCCCGTGGGCGCGTGTGTCGATTGGCGCTTGCGTCTCGGCCGTATAGACGGCGTCGCCTTCCGCCCAATAGAGATTCCGGTGCAGCTTGGCCAGCACGTCGAAGAGACTGATCGACGGGTCAATTTGGTGATAGGAGAGATCGAGTTTTATCAGGTCTGGGTCGGTCCAGGCCTGGTCGCTGCCGGCATAGCGCTTGATTTGCTCATGCTTCGTAACCCAATCCAAATAGCCATCGAGTCGCGCCGGGTCCCGCTCGAGTTCGTCCAGCACCCACGCCCAATTTTCCAGAGTCCATTCCGTATCCGCGTCGCGCCCCACAAAGCGCCGCTCGGCCTCACGCAGATAGCCTCGCTGCACCTCAATGGCGGGGATGTACTCGTCGTTATCGGTACCCACCGTCCAACGGCCGCCGGTAGTCGCGGCAATGCGGCGGAGGTCTCGCACTGGATCGGCAAGGACAAGCTGCGGGCTCCAGCCCTGCTCGAGCAACTGGGCAACCAGCGCGGTCGTGCCAATCTTCAGCGCCGTCGTGTACTCCGAGCGATTTACGTCGCCGACGATGACGTGCAACCGGCGGTACGTACGCTCCGCCAGTGGCTCGTCCCGCAGATTGATGATGGGCCGTCCGCCAAAGCGCACGCGATGGCTTACATCGATGGTTACGAATTGCGCCCGCTGGGAGAGGGCAAAAGCAGCCGGGGTATCGTCGCCGCGGGGCAGCAGGCAGCCGGCTCCCGTGTAAATCTGGCGGGTAACGAGAAACGGGAGCATGCCATCGACAAAGTCGCTATCGTACGGACTCTGCCGGATGCAATAATTCTCATGGTAGCCGAACGTATGGCCGAAATAGTCTGTGTTGTTCTTGACGAAGTAGGCCTGCGACTGCAATTCGGCGGCTTTCACGGCTTGGTTGATGATGGTCTCGCCCGCTCGCTCATGGGCGACGATGTCGGTCAGCGTGCGGCACTCAGCCGTAGCATGTTCCAGGTGACCAAGGTCCAGGTACATACGTCCGCCATTGAACAGAAAGCCGCCGTTTCCCGGCACCTCGCCCCATTCGCGGGGAGGCGGGTCAATCAGACCGTGTCGACACCCGCGAAAGATAGCATCCTTCACCAGCAGGGCAGCGCGCACAGGCTGCATACTGCCTACACAGCCGTATTCTATTTCGGTGCCGAACAGAGCATCTTCCATGCTGCGTATTCCAATGTGGCGTGTGCTTAGCCGGACGAGTGCGGCGCTAGTTTTCCGCGTACGATTGTAATGGACATTCTGACCTAGCGGACAATGTAAACTCAGGCGACCTACTCTTCACGGGAGTTCATGGAGAAAGGCCGAAAGGCTACTGAAACATGCAAAAGTAGATACATGTGCCAAGAGCGTTCGATTGTTCGCCGGCCTCTCAATAAAGTTTGCCATTAGCATGGGATTCGCGGGGGAATAATTCGAACTTCACCGAGAGTTACTCGACCGGCGCCTCGGATGCGTGGCTTCGCGACCGTTGGCTACTCTCCACCAGGCTGCGGTGTGGGGTCGGGCACCTCGCGAATGATGCGCTTGATCTCTTCGTCAAGATCGTCGGTTTCGGTTTTCTCCGGCGCCTCAGTGGGCGTTTCCGTGGGCGCCTCGGTGCCTGCCTTGAAAGAACGCGGGCCACCCCGCAGCAACCCCTGCCACGCTGTAGTGTTGGAGAGTTCTTTCTGAAATCCATTCCCAGCATACCACGTCACGAGTCGCCTCCTTGTTGCACTGCTCGGCGGAGTTCTTCGATTGTTTGACACCCATCCACCAATTCTTGCTGTCTCTCCACTGTGGCTCCCCACAGTTCATTCAGAGATAGAGTGAAGGGCGCTCCGTTGTGCCCAAAGGTGACGGATCCCCACTCCATTTCCGTAATGTACGGCGCGAACTTGGCGAGGCAAGCTGCGCGCACCGTGGCACGCGTGCCTGCGGGGGCTGCGGTCTCCGCGCGGTCGATGTCCGCATCCGTCACAATGCGCTGCATCCGTCCGGCACGGGTCAGCATGTGGTAGAGGCTCACCGCAGGGTCCACCATGTGGTACGCGAGATCAAGCCGCAGCACCGCCGGGTCATCCCAGTTGACGGCGTCTTCACCGCTGATCTGGGCGAAGAGCGCGAGCTTTGCCACCCAATCCAGACGGTCGCGCAGGCGCGTGGGGTTCGCATCCAGCAGATCAAGCACGGTTCCCCACTCATCCAGCACCCAATCGGTCTCGTCATCGCGATGGCGGTATCGTTGCGCCGCTTCCCAATAGAGGCGCTGGATGTCAATGGCGCGCAGTGTAGAACCGTCGGCCATTGCAAGGGGCTGCTGCAATTTGAGATCGCGGGAGACCGTTTGGAGTGCCTGCACAGGGTGTCGGAGTTGCACCCGTGGCGCAAGACCTTCCTCGACCAGATCGAGCATCAAGGCCGTGGCGCCGACGCGCAATGCCGTGGCGAATTCGGAGCAATTGGCATCGCCAATGATAACGTGCAACCGGCGGTACTTCTGGGGGTTGGCATGCGGTTCGTCCCGCGTATTGAAGATCGGGCGCTGTGTAGTAGTGTTGATGCCAACTTCGGTCTCAAAGAAGTCCGCCCGCTGGCTAATTTGAAAACCGCCGGTGCGGCTCGTTGCCGTCTCATACGCCGCTTTCCCCGCGCCCGCATAAATCTGACGGGTGACGAAAAAGGGGATGCAGGCTGAAATCAGGTAGTCTAAAGACACGCTGCGGCTCACAAGATAATTTTCGTGGCAGCCGTAACTCCTACCGTGATAGTCTGAGTTGTTCTTGACGAGGCGCACGCCGTTCTCTGGTCCGACGGCGGCGTTGCGGGCCTGTTGGGCACGGAAGACCACACGCTCGCCGGCCCTGTCTTGGGCTACGAGATCATGCAGCGAGAGACACGCATCGGTGCAGTATTCGGGATGATTGTGGTCGTTGTAGAGACGCGCGCCATTGGCAAGCACGGTATCGGCGAGGAGGTCCTGTCGGCTGAGATGCCTGCTCTTGGCAGTGTTGCCGCGCAGGTCGTGCGGGTCTTGGTCCAAGCGTTTAACTCGTTTGCCGCGCAGGTCTACGCGCGGGTTTTCCGCCGTGTAGTCCCACCCGCGGAAACAGTCCGCCAGCGGCGCGCTGCGCACGAGCATGGCCGCCTCGTAGGCGAAATCCACGGTTTCCGCGGCGTTGGCGCAGAGCATGCCGTACTCGGTCTCAATTCCCACCGGGCGATTCATGTGTCTATCCTGACTTTGCGATTGTAGAATCTAGTATAGCAAGCCGCAGCGCGATTGGACGCCGCGTCCGCGAGACCGTCGCGTCCGCGGAGTCGCCGCACGTCGAGAGGGATTTACACAACGTGCTCAGGATTGAGACACACAGAAATGTAGCGCGGGGGCTTGTCCCCATACCGGAAATCGTTCTGGCCTTGTAGCGCGGGGGCTTGTCCCCCGCTGGCCTGGCACGTGTTACCCAAACGGGCTGCTTTTGGTCGGTCGAGCAACTCGCGTGCCCCGTGCAGGTTGCAGACCCGCACCTACCGGAGATCGCTCCGGCCTTGTAGCGCGGGGGCTTGTCCCCCGCTGGCTTGGCACGTGCTACCCAAATGGGCTGACTAGGGTCGGTCGAGCAACTCGCGCGCCCCGTGCAGGTTGCAAACCTGCACCTACCGGAAATCACTCCGGCCTTGTAGCGCGGGGGCTTGTCCCCCGCCGGCTTGGCGCGTGGTACCCAAATGGGCTGCTTTTGGTCGGCAGAGCAACTCCCGCACCCCGTGCAGGTTGCAAACCCGCACCTACCGGAAATCGCTCCGGCCTTGTAGCGCGGGGGCTTGTCCCCCGCTCGCTTGGCGCGTGGTACCCAAATGGGCTGACTAGGGTCGGTCGAGCAACTCGCGCGCCATGTGCAGGTTACAAACCTGCACCTACCGGAAACCGCTCCGGCCTTGTAGCGCGGGGGCTTGTCCCCCGCTGGCTTGGCGCGTGGCACCCAAATGGGCTGCTCTTGGTAGGTCGAGCAACTCGCGCGCCCCGTGCAGGTTGCAAACCTGCACCTACCGGCGATTGCTCTGGGCAAAAACGCGTTGCCGGCTTAGCGGGGATCCTGCGGGCCGATGTCGCCTTCCGCCAGGATGCCGTAGAGTTCCGGTCGGCGGAAGCGGGGATGGAAGACGCCTTGCGAGCGGCGCTCGGCGAGGAGTTGCTTATCGAGGTCGGCAGTGACCATCACTTCGTCATCGGCGTCATCCGGCGAGGCCGCCACCAGTTGTCCCAGGGGATTGTAAACCACGACCATGGGATTACTGTAGTGCGCGCTCCCGCCGGTTGGCGGCGGCCCACAGGCGTTGATCGCGACGAGAAAGACCCCGTTATCGATGGCGCGCGCGGGAAACGTGCGGCCGGCGTAGTCTTTCCAGGCGCGGTTGCGGCTGGCGTGGTCCGGCGGCTCGCCCCAGTCACCGACCGACCAGACGTAGGGTGCCAGAATGACCTCAGCCCCTTGCAACGCCACCATGCGGCTCGACTCCGGCAGCCAGTTGTCGAAGCAGATGTTCACGCCAACTTTGGCGACACCAATGTCGATTACGGGGGGAGTGCCGCCGCCGCGCCAGTAACCCACCTCCGCCGGTGGGATGTGTATCTTGCGCGACTTGCCAATGTACCCATCAGAACCCACGATCACGTAGGTGTTATACACAATATCGCAGTCGTTTTCGGCAATGCCGGCGGCGAGCATGACGTTGTGCTCCCGCGCCAGGTCTACGAGCGCCTGCGTGGAAGGTCCCGGCACCGGCTCGGACGCTTCCCAGATTGCCGGTGTGATCGAATAGCCGCTCAGACCAAGTTCCGGAAAGCAGATGAGATCGGGATTCTCCGCCTTGGCCCGCACGACCCACGCGGCGTGATGATCAAGGTTCTCCCGCGGCGACGCCGGGCGGCTGCACAAGGAGACTGCCGTGACACGAAAGCTATCCATAGGAAGCTGTATCTGGCGAGTTGTAATGCAATGGCATAAAATTTGTCTTCCTCAAAGGAGCGAGATTTGAGCACATCCGCACATAGCGTGCCACACTACCACTCCGATTGCAGTATTAGGATCAGACCTGGTAAGGCATAGACTTACCACTTGACCTCAGCGCTTAAGAGCCACATTGATTATCCATCGGCTCACACATCCGCGCCATGGGCGAGTTTCCATATCCATGCCTCATTGCAGCGAAAAGCACAGCAGCCTCGGCGCACGTAGGGCAACATCTGACTGGGAGCAGGGACTAGTGACCAAGTTCACAGGGGCACAATACCGGAGAGCCAGAAAAAGAAGCACCTTTTGGGCTCATTCTCCCATTAGTTCTGGGCAAACAAAGTCCACTTCGACACCGTGATCTTGGAGCGCTACACGGTGAAGCCACCAGTCCGTATCTGAAGCGTTTAGAATCTTCGGATCGGTCCCACTGGCAACAGCTACGGCAACAAACTTTCGATCATCCTGATCAAAAGAAAACAGTCTTGGGTCAGTTGGAAATTCCACAAATCCACGTTCTGCGTGAGGACTTATGTATATTCTGCGGCAGTGTTTTGGATTCGCCTGGTTCTCGAAGAGCCACTTGAAAAATGAATCTCCAAGCCCAGGTTGACCTGATGGGTGAAGGTTTCTACGGTATTCGTCCAGAATTAGGTTCTCGTAATCTAGCAAGAGGATGCACTCTCTGCGCAGTTTGCTTAACCTGGCAATACACTCACTGACGCACTCTTGATCTGCTTGCTCAGCTTTCCCGTTAGCAACGACGGCGACATTTGTATCCATTACAAAGTCCAACTTCCGCATACTCAATGAGCCAGTCCCTGTCTCTTGATAGCAGCATTGCTCATTGCTGCCATCTCACCAAATTGGTCGCCAAAGAAATCCTCTGGCCAATTTGAAATATTCCCAAATTTGTCTAGTTCGAGTTCGCTCAAATTCGAGGTCCCATCGCCGTCTGTCGA
Proteins encoded in this region:
- a CDS encoding proteasome accessory factor PafA2 family protein; the protein is MEDALFGTEIEYGCVGSMQPVRAALLVKDAIFRGCRHGLIDPPPREWGEVPGNGGFLFNGGRMYLDLGHLEHATAECRTLTDIVAHERAGETIINQAVKAAELQSQAYFVKNNTDYFGHTFGYHENYCIRQSPYDSDFVDGMLPFLVTRQIYTGAGCLLPRGDDTPAAFALSQRAQFVTIDVSHRVRFGGRPIINLRDEPLAERTYRRLHVIVGDVNRSEYTTALKIGTTALVAQLLEQGWSPQLVLADPVRDLRRIAATTGGRWTVGTDNDEYIPAIEVQRGYLREAERRFVGRDADTEWTLENWAWVLDELERDPARLDGYLDWVTKHEQIKRYAGSDQAWTDPDLIKLDLSYHQIDPSISLFDVLAKLHRNLYWAEGDAVYTAETQAPIDTRAHGRSLALRALAAAGADTAIPWQDLRSNLENLMWDRRYFFLAYDYVDDWEDVAANNSWDVIPYVLDWKAIAAHGRVLEMPNPFATYDDEARDFGESIQHIFEEESDESGP
- a CDS encoding proteasome accessory factor PafA2 family protein, with amino-acid sequence MNRPVGIETEYGMLCANAAETVDFAYEAAMLVRSAPLADCFRGWDYTAENPRVDLRGKRVKRLDQDPHDLRGNTAKSRHLSRQDLLADTVLANGARLYNDHNHPEYCTDACLSLHDLVAQDRAGERVVFRAQQARNAAVGPENGVRLVKNNSDYHGRSYGCHENYLVSRSVSLDYLISACIPFFVTRQIYAGAGKAAYETATSRTGGFQISQRADFFETEVGINTTTQRPIFNTRDEPHANPQKYRRLHVIIGDANCSEFATALRVGATALMLDLVEEGLAPRVQLRHPVQALQTVSRDLKLQQPLAMADGSTLRAIDIQRLYWEAAQRYRHRDDETDWVLDEWGTVLDLLDANPTRLRDRLDWVAKLALFAQISGEDAVNWDDPAVLRLDLAYHMVDPAVSLYHMLTRAGRMQRIVTDADIDRAETAAPAGTRATVRAACLAKFAPYITEMEWGSVTFGHNGAPFTLSLNELWGATVERQQELVDGCQTIEELRRAVQQGGDS
- a CDS encoding carbon-nitrogen hydrolase family protein encodes the protein MDSFRVTAVSLCSRPASPRENLDHHAAWVVRAKAENPDLICFPELGLSGYSITPAIWEASEPVPGPSTQALVDLAREHNVMLAAGIAENDCDIVYNTYVIVGSDGYIGKSRKIHIPPAEVGYWRGGGTPPVIDIGVAKVGVNICFDNWLPESSRMVALQGAEVILAPYVWSVGDWGEPPDHASRNRAWKDYAGRTFPARAIDNGVFLVAINACGPPPTGGSAHYSNPMVVVYNPLGQLVAASPDDADDEVMVTADLDKQLLAERRSQGVFHPRFRRPELYGILAEGDIGPQDPR